The DNA region CTATTCCTGCTAGCTTGGGCATTTCCCTCAGCAGCTGATCCTGATCTGATATTTCTATGAACATTGAGACGCTGAGGACGCCATTTGAAGGCATGAGGTCCTCGTATATCCCTATGAGGTGTTGTACTTCTTTATAATCCGTGACATTCTCAAGGAATACCATTTCGGTTATCTGATTCAGGATGATATCTTTGTGTTCGAAGAGGAAACTGAACGTCCTGGTTGTAATCCGGCGCTTTCTTTCGAATTCTATTACTTGCCTATTTATCAGTTCTCTCTTTGTTTTATAAGCTGAAGGAGAGAGTATCTCTCCGGGTTGTATGAATACTGACATATTTATTGCTTCAATTTCGCGAGAGTATCTTCATACTTCTTAGCGTGCGCTTTTTCCGCTTTAGTTAAGATCTCAAACCAATGGGCTATATCCTCAAAGCCCTCTTCCCGGGCGACCTTTGCAAAGCCTGGATACATCTGGCTATATTCATATGTTTCACCTGCTATTGCGGATTTGAGGTTCTGTTCGGTAGTTCCAATAGGTTCTCCAGTGACTGGGTCTCCTACTGCCTTCAGGTAATTCATGTGCCCAAAGGCATGTGCTGTTTCTCCATCGGCGGTTGATCTGAAAATCTGGGAGATCTCCTGGTTCCCCTCTTCATCGGCTTTCTGTGCAAAGTAAAGATATCTTCTGTTAGCCTGGCTTTCACCCGCGAAACCTGCTTTCAGGTTTTCAAGAGTCTTGCTATGTTTAAAGTCCATTTTTTCACCGTTTGCCAATTGAATGAGAGTATAAAGGTTTTTTCCTTATACACATAACTACCAAATAATCTATATAAATATGGCTCTCTTTGAAGCCACCATAAAGACAGCTGCGTAGAGGGGTACTTCGTTTTTCCCAGCGGCCAAGTCCAAATGTTTTCCGTTAATTTCGATGGTTGTGTCACTTTCAACCTGTATGGCCGCAGTACCCTGAGCAAATGACTTCGGTATTGCTTCCCTGAGCGGGTCAAACCCTTCCATATCCTTGATCCTGACATTTATGACCTTGAGGCCCGTCTTACCGTGAAGGCTGCCGGGGAACCTTATTAATCTGTGTACGTCCGTAGTTACGGGATCATCTATTTCAGAACTCAGTTGATCCCTTGTTTGGGAAATTACGTTATCTAAAATCTTCTCAAATCGCGGGTCTGATTCTGAGACGGAATACTTTTCCGGGCCTTCCATTGAAAAAATGTCAATTCTCTTCATGGTCTTAGATCCTATTTTCAATGGCCTGTTTAGATAGTCCACGAAACTCCTTGCCGTGTTGCCATTATCCAGTATGCCTTTAACCACATCTCTTGCCAGGTCCCTCACTCGGGGGAGATTGCGGAAGTATGACGAAAGAGCAATATCCACATTTCTGGGCCAACCTCCGATAAACTGTTTTTCACTTGCGGAGGCTATAATTCCCTGAGCCGATATGTTTTCTCCACGAATGTAATCGGTGATCTCCCGTCTGGAGTCTGAGGACATTTCGTAAACTTTCTCGCTAAGTACATGAACGTGGTATCCCCTCCCACCAGAGAAATATACTTTTAGTTCTGATTCTTCAAACCCAAGATCACCCAGAAGAAAATGGTGAATTAGGCGCAGCGTGTGCTTCTTGACCTCGTCAAGAATCTGGGTGTAGGTCATTCTTTCTGCCCCCTTGATGTGATCGGCGTCAAGATCAAAAATCAGCTCAGCACCAAGCCATTCTTTTTCCTGCATCTTTTTTTCCTCTGGCTTACGGTAATATGAGGTCGAATAGTACAGATGCCTCGGAACCACACTTGTAACAAAATATTTCAGTTCTGCTGAAGTCAGTATTCGTCTGTGCCTGGACATTGATCCGTTAAATGGGATGTAACCTATTTCTCGTGACTGCAGGAGATCGGGAGTTTCCAGCTGTTCGTTCACGTAGTAATCGTGAAAAAGCCCTCTCAGCTTCTGGTCGGATTCTGCAGCATCCATTTTTACAGTCTTATGTTAGAGTGTTAAGTTGCGTTTAACATTTTTGAACCGTACGAGTCTCTGAAACTTTAGGTCGAAATGATATACGAATAGGATTTACTATCACATGATTCACGCTTTAATTGAATTCTGGACTGTTTACAAAGAGTGCCTTACGATTCTCACTTAGTCATATTGAAAGTCACATATTATATAAATAAGATTTACGATATGCACGCCATTATGAGACGTATTGTCGTTGTCGCATCCGTCACTTTTATGGTAATCCTGTCCTCAGGAATGCCTCTCCTTTCACAGATGTCTTCGAGTCACGCCCCAGAGGATGTTGTGCAATATTATCCAACCGGGCAGAACTTCGTGAATTATACTATATATATAAGCCAGGGAGCCTATCCTCGAAGTCTCCTGATGAATTACTTAAATGAAAGCAGAATTTCTTCTATTCCATACGGTAATATAGTTCAGGTCTCGGTACCGACCCGTGGCGTTCAGGGGTTCCTCTCAGCCATGACCCTAATGAGAGAAAATTTCAATCTTAGTTACTTCGAGGATACTGAATCATTTTCCTTCACCCCGTACGTTTATACTCAGCAAATCAGCGGCAATGGTCTACCGTACTATCCTTCTGACATTGCAACTGCCTACGGTTATAATGGCGCTTATAGCAGCGGAATTACGGGTACGGGACAGACTATCGTGATTGTGGATGCTTACGGAGACCCTAACTTGCAATATGATCTGATGGCCTTTGACAAAGTGATGAACATTCCTCCGGCCAATCTTTCCATCGTCTTTCCCAATGGTGCTGAGCCGCAACATTACAGTGCCACCTGGTCTCTCGAAACGGCAACTGACGTTGAGTGGGCTCATGCGATGGCCCCCGGTGCAAGAATAGTGCTGGTCATCTCAACAGATGCCGCGGCTTCTTTGATGGATGCCTTAAGTTACGCTATTAATGAGAAACTGGGTAACATCATTTCCCTGAGTTGGGGGAATCCGGAATCTCAGCTTGGCATAAACGAAATTGAGACTCTATCGAAGATATTTCAGCAAGCCCAGAACGAGAACATTTCAGTGTTTGCAGCCTCTGGGGATTTGGGTGCTTACGACGGGACTTCGGGGCTGACCGTTAACTTCCCTGCTTCGGACCCATTCGTCACTGGCGTGGGTGGGACATCACTTTACGCACCTGGCTGGAGCCAGCAGGCTTGGGGCGGCATATCGGGTGGCAGTACTTTCGGAAGTGGAGGGGGTTACAGCCAGCTGCCTGTCCCGTATTGGCAAATTGCTCCAGGCATTAATTCAACTTCGAGAGGCAGGGGAGTACCAGATGTTTCGATGGTGGGAAACACACAGACGGGCGTGGAAGTTATTCAGTCTGGAAGGGTTTTCGATGTCGGAGGAACAAGCATAGGCTGTCCCATGTGGGCTGCAATTGGAGCTTTGATAGATCAGGCCAACCAAGCAGATATTGGTAGCCTCAACCCCATGCTTTACCAGATTTCTCGAATTCCTTTATACAATTCTGCCTTCTCTCAGATAACTAAGGGAAACAATGGCAAGTATAACGCCACGGCGGGATGGAATCCAGTCACAGGACTGGGGACTCCAGTAGTAAGTTCGCTAATAAATGCATCAAAGGAAATAAGATCTCAATATGGAACAGTTGCAGTAATAAACAGCTCAGGATATGGGTTCTCCACTCTATCCGCGAATGTAACATTCGCAGGTTTCACTCAACAGTATTCCTTTAATGGGTCTTCTTTCTTTTACATTTCTGCATATTATTCGCAAAATCAGTTTATAAAAGTAGGCATAAATATTTCAAATACTTCACTTTTCAGCGCAGTATATGATATTGAACAGAACGGACGCACGGCCTCTGGGAAAACCCGCATTGAAATGGCGAACAGGTCTGTTCATCTTAGTCTCAGCATCAACGGCACGAACATAACTGGCTTAGTGGGCCCCGTAAAATTCGATCTGAGTTATCTCCTGACCTTCATAGGTGAATACCAGGCGGCCTTTGGTGCCCAGGTTGATGGAGCAGAATACAATCTCGTGAACCTGAGTGGAGCATATTTCTCGAATATAACCGTTAAGAATGGATCAGAAATATCTCCACTGGCCGACATATATTTGGAAGAATACAGTGGAATACCGGGAAAAGCCAAGTACAGCACGCTTTCATTTTCCAGATCTGGCCCTGAGTACAGTGTAAACTATCTCGTCAACGCAACAACCAAATACCTTAATGGGGGGCCAACAGAGTCCAAGAGCATTGTTTACCATCTTTATCCATCAAACGTAATCTACGCAACATTTAATCTTACGGGAAATGTACCTGTTAACGCCTGGAAAGTAAATAATTCTACAATCAATGGAAACTCGTATACTTTTACCCATGGGGGGTACTATTTAATAACGGCTGAGACAGGAAACACAACAGTACCTTTCTACAACCGAACGGTCTTTATACCTGTACTCTTGAAGACTAATTTGACAATCTCTGATTCTCTGAACATAGGTTATTCCGGCACGATCCAAGGCGTGCTTGATAATTTCTACAACCTAAGCGCGCTCAAATCTGGATCTCAAGTAATAGAATCAATCTACGGAACAAATTATATTTCATTAATAGAGCATGATTTCTACCCCGTAGAGGCAAATTTTACTGCTGGAATTAACACATCGCTGATCCTTCAACCGATTAAAAGTACTGTTTCACTGTTTGTGTTTCAGGGAAATTCCACAGTAATAATAAATGGCAGAAGTTTAAACGGCATTAATGGGACATACACTGAAAACATCCTTCCAGGCAATGTATCAATAGGTGTTAGTAGTCCTGATTACAGTGATTTTAACTCCACCGTAACTCTTTCCCCTGGCCAGAATCTGAACGAACAGATAAATCTGAACATAGCTGGAAACAATTTTTTTGTATCCGGTTATGTAACTGACATAAATTTTGGTTTCGGGCTTTCAAACACCAAAGTAGAGGAGCAAGGCTCACACTTTGTTTCGTACACAAATGCTTCGGGTTTTTATTTCATCCAGGTTCCACTGGGATACTACTTGTTTGTTTTCAGCAATGCCTTATACAAAAACCTGACTTACCCCGAGATTGTAGAGGGGTTCATTCAGCTCAATATAAAAATGACACCGAGAAATGTGAGTGTTTTAAACCTAGATCTTAATATACAGAAGTATTTCCCTCTTATGTTCTTTGCTGCTTATTTAACGTGGGATACGTATCCCGGATTAAACTTCTCCAGCTATAACATCGAAGTTTCCACAACACCGTCTTTCTCTCCCGGTTCGGTGGATACGTTCACATATACAAATCAAGCGCAGAATGACGCTCTTATCACAGGGATTTATCCAACACATACATATTACGTAGAGTTAGTAGTTCACCTGAATGATGGATCAATTTACGCTTCGAATTATGTCACTCTTAGCTATGGAAACGCGGTTTTCCTTCTCGCAAACATTGCCCTTGTAGGAGGTCCTTTATTCCTTGTGGGATTGATTATTTACCCCTTTGTCAGGAGAGATAGGAAATACAGCTAAATCTTCTTCAAAACGTTGTTTCTGGCAATGACCATGTTCCTAAGCTTCTCCTCTCCTACTTTCCTGCTTCTGGTTCGGAGACCACAGTCCGGGTTTATCTTTATCCTTACGGGGTCTTCCAGTATCCCCAGAGTGTAATTGATCCGGTCTTCTATCAAAGGAACACTTTCAATTTCATCTATGTGCACATCCGTGACGCCAACACCGAGAAATTTCTTTTTCTCTACTTCGGCGAAATATCTTATGTCATTGTATCCTGGTCTTTCGGAATCCGAGACTCCCCTGGAGAGCATGTCCCTGTTAGCATATTCCAGGTTCAGCCCATGAATCTTCAAATCTGGAACCCTGTCATATAGAACCCTATAATCCTTGCTGTAGCAGACATGCAGGGAGAATTCCACATCTTCAATTCCCTCAACGGACCTGTTTATTGAATCCACTACAATATCCATTTCTGACGGATGCGTTGTTGTGGCCGGTTCATCAATCTGCACCTGAAACTTCTCCGCTGGTCTGGCACTTACCCACATCCTCTTCAGTTCCCGGATCTCATCATTCAATATTCTGGAGAATGCCAGAGCAGTCTCATGCCTGTCCCCGTAGTGTTCATTGAAAGACCAATCCATCATGGTGTATGGTCCAGTTACCGGTAATTTCAGATCTCCGTTGGTGTTTTTCAGCAGGAATTTGAGTTCATCTCCATGCAGGCAGGATTTCCTCGAGAGATCGGAAACAACAATTCCCTTCCTGTAGTACCTGTTGTCAAATGACCTCACCATTCCATAAAATTCAAGTCCCGACACAAATTGAGCAAAATGTTCATACATTTCCCACCTGAACATCTCTCCTCCAACCCCAAGATTCTCCATTCCGACGTTTCTGAAAGTTTCAAGTGTCTCCAGAGTAGCTTTTTCCTTCAAGGGAACAATCTCGGATTCAGCAGACGAATGGAATTTTCTGCTCAGATACTCTGGTTTTCTGAAGCTCCCAATCTCCTGAGTTTTCAGTATAGTTCCAGCCATGCCTATGCACCTAGCCCGCTCATAAAGCTAACCTTCCTGTCTGCAACCTGCCTAGGCAGAAAATCGAAGCTCTCATTGTTCGCAATAACGATTTTCTCTATTCTGCCATTGCCAACGCTGTCAGAAATCGTATTGGCCACTATCCGATTGGTCTCAATCAGTGTATTCCTTGCATCTATTACCTTCAAACCTGGCAATTCAGAAACCTCAGATGCAACGGCATAATTATCGTGCACTGGATCAACAATAACCGATGCAAATTTTCGGCTCGTGCCAGAAAAATGCTGTTTGCTGATCCTTCCGGAAGAAACAGCATATATGGAGTATTTTTCCAAAAGCGGGTTCAGGTATGACAGGTTTGAGTCACCGTATTGGAGCGGATCATATATTAAAACACTACTGTATCCGTATTTCTTAAGGATACTGCCATACATTTCTGAAAGGTAATCCGAAAATTCCTTCTCGGTTATTCCATCTTTAACCTCTGACATGCTATAGAAACTGTGGGCCCCGGGAAAAATCGCCAAGTGCCTGCCTGACGTCTGGGGTGAGAATAGCTCAGTTGGAGGATTCTCTCTCCCCTCAAAAAGGGTTTCGTATTGAATGTTTCTTCTGCCGATATCGCTTATTATAGGAATTCTGTAGAATGTATTTGTCTCTCTGTACCTTGTCAGCGGGCCGAGGTCAATACCCTCAAAAATCAGAGCCAGAGGACGAAACAGATCATACCAGTTCACTATGGGATCTGAAAAGTGACTTATTCCAATAGAGGCGAATCTTGCAATAATTTCCTTCTTTTCTGCCACGAATTCAAGCGATAAGTCTGATGCACTTATCTGGTTTCTCTCATACTTGCTTATGATCTTTCTCAACTTTTCGGTTTTTGGGTATATACCATATACCAGCGTTTCAATCTCCATTCTAAAAACTCTCCAGAATATCCTTTGCTATTTTATTGTTGCCCAGAGGCATTACGTGTATGCCATCTATGTACCCTTTCAAGTCGTCCGCGATTTCCCGAATGATCCTTGATGACTCCTGGACCTTGTCGTGCGCACTCAGTATCCTCTTCTCAGTCTCTGCAGGAATCTTCCCGCCGATACGCTTCAGGAATTCCAGTTGCTTTTCATTCTGTATGGGCAAGAAACCCGCTA from Thermoplasmataceae archaeon includes:
- a CDS encoding DUF3501 family protein, which produces MSVFIQPGEILSPSAYKTKRELINRQVIEFERKRRITTRTFSFLFEHKDIILNQITEMVFLENVTDYKEVQHLIGIYEDLMPSNGVLSVSMFIEISDQDQLLREMPKLAGIEKTVFLVFDSAEIQATPESGRSTEVLESTLQYLKFKFSRAQVSRFTRSKNAFIETRKKEYEQVARIPPDLLETLKKEIVSVE
- a CDS encoding rubrerythrin family protein, which encodes MDFKHSKTLENLKAGFAGESQANRRYLYFAQKADEEGNQEISQIFRSTADGETAHAFGHMNYLKAVGDPVTGEPIGTTEQNLKSAIAGETYEYSQMYPGFAKVAREEGFEDIAHWFEILTKAEKAHAKKYEDTLAKLKQ
- the priS gene encoding DNA primase catalytic subunit PriS — protein: MDAAESDQKLRGLFHDYYVNEQLETPDLLQSREIGYIPFNGSMSRHRRILTSAELKYFVTSVVPRHLYYSTSYYRKPEEKKMQEKEWLGAELIFDLDADHIKGAERMTYTQILDEVKKHTLRLIHHFLLGDLGFEESELKVYFSGGRGYHVHVLSEKVYEMSSDSRREITDYIRGENISAQGIIASASEKQFIGGWPRNVDIALSSYFRNLPRVRDLARDVVKGILDNGNTARSFVDYLNRPLKIGSKTMKRIDIFSMEGPEKYSVSESDPRFEKILDNVISQTRDQLSSEIDDPVTTDVHRLIRFPGSLHGKTGLKVINVRIKDMEGFDPLREAIPKSFAQGTAAIQVESDTTIEINGKHLDLAAGKNEVPLYAAVFMVASKRAIFI
- a CDS encoding methionine synthase, which encodes MAGTILKTQEIGSFRKPEYLSRKFHSSAESEIVPLKEKATLETLETFRNVGMENLGVGGEMFRWEMYEHFAQFVSGLEFYGMVRSFDNRYYRKGIVVSDLSRKSCLHGDELKFLLKNTNGDLKLPVTGPYTMMDWSFNEHYGDRHETALAFSRILNDEIRELKRMWVSARPAEKFQVQIDEPATTTHPSEMDIVVDSINRSVEGIEDVEFSLHVCYSKDYRVLYDRVPDLKIHGLNLEYANRDMLSRGVSDSERPGYNDIRYFAEVEKKKFLGVGVTDVHIDEIESVPLIEDRINYTLGILEDPVRIKINPDCGLRTRSRKVGEEKLRNMVIARNNVLKKI